In one Photobacterium swingsii genomic region, the following are encoded:
- a CDS encoding nucleotidyltransferase domain-containing protein, translating to MNTYFDYIPELLRTTEQDQAYRYPQPRYSPPARINTNIPAIIDKLGLEHLPLQRQLIASCLKAFEKHEDVVAAVLVGSLAGGKGDRISDADILLLTRNAFHKKASHAYQEFESDKAIAYTLTSPINDTASFRKYLLEDLTSIEIHCVDLEEKVEIAKPFQVLFDKGEVIAARLTDKPAPKHKDFPVYDHGDEGLIWELFECIKWLSRGNNDLAKGYIKRLAAKLSSSTQEKASTNPA from the coding sequence ATGAATACCTATTTCGATTACATACCAGAGCTACTTCGCACCACAGAGCAAGACCAAGCATACCGATACCCACAGCCCCGCTATTCTCCACCAGCCCGAATAAACACCAATATCCCCGCAATCATTGATAAGTTGGGACTTGAGCATTTACCTCTCCAACGCCAGTTGATTGCCTCTTGTTTGAAGGCATTTGAAAAGCATGAAGATGTGGTTGCCGCAGTGCTTGTCGGTTCGTTAGCTGGGGGGAAAGGCGATAGAATCTCTGATGCCGATATTCTGCTTTTGACACGCAACGCTTTCCATAAAAAGGCTTCGCATGCTTACCAAGAATTTGAATCGGACAAAGCAATCGCTTATACCCTCACAAGCCCTATAAACGACACAGCCAGCTTTCGAAAGTACCTGTTAGAGGATCTCACCAGCATCGAGATCCACTGTGTTGATCTCGAAGAGAAGGTCGAGATCGCCAAGCCGTTCCAAGTGCTTTTTGATAAAGGTGAGGTAATTGCTGCTCGACTCACAGACAAACCAGCCCCTAAGCATAAAGATTTTCCTGTTTACGATCATGGCGATGAAGGATTAATTTGGGAGCTATTTGAATGCATTAAGTGGCTAAGCCGTGGTAATAATGACCTAGCCAAAGGCTACATTAAGCGATTAGCAGCCAAACTCTCTTCCTCCACACAAGAGAAAGCTTCTACCAACCCCGCTTAA
- a CDS encoding thioredoxin family protein: MKTIQVYGSGCKNCTVTADRITAVAADLGLHIQLEKVTSLEAIMLAGVMSTPGVGIDGVIKHTGSVPSLERVHELLTEDVVA; encoded by the coding sequence ATGAAAACAATTCAAGTTTATGGTTCAGGTTGTAAAAACTGTACCGTTACCGCAGATCGTATCACCGCTGTTGCGGCTGATCTGGGTCTTCATATTCAGCTTGAGAAAGTCACCAGCCTAGAAGCCATCATGCTGGCTGGCGTGATGAGTACCCCAGGTGTAGGCATTGATGGGGTGATAAAACATACGGGTTCTGTGCCATCTCTTGAGCGAGTGCACGAATTGCTAACGGAAGATGTTGTAGCCTAA
- a CDS encoding RidA family protein — MKTKIHTDLAPAAIGPYSQGMAFKDLIFASGQLPLDAKTMAFVEGGIKEQARMSLANLKAVLEQSGGSLETVIKTTCFLSDMENFAAFNEVYTEVFGTENAPARSCVEAARLPKDALVEVEAIAYIK, encoded by the coding sequence ATGAAAACAAAAATCCATACAGATCTAGCACCTGCAGCAATTGGCCCTTACTCACAAGGCATGGCATTCAAAGACCTTATTTTTGCTTCAGGTCAACTGCCTCTTGATGCAAAAACAATGGCATTTGTTGAAGGCGGCATTAAAGAGCAAGCTCGCATGTCACTTGCAAATCTAAAAGCGGTTTTAGAGCAAAGTGGCGGTTCTTTAGAGACCGTAATTAAAACGACTTGTTTCTTATCTGATATGGAAAACTTTGCTGCATTTAACGAAGTGTATACCGAAGTATTTGGCACCGAGAATGCACCTGCTCGCTCTTGTGTAGAAGCTGCTCGCTTACCAAAAGATGCACTAGTCGAGGTAGAAGCAATCGCCTACATCAAGTAG
- a CDS encoding DMT family transporter has product MNTTNRDTFLGWIAAIAVACIWGVTGVVSKPLSMAVDPMTLVFFRYVTAVIGLSIIFFFTSRSKNLSKDLGSSLKIETKDIGRIVLCGIVGQGVFSLFNFLSLSHIGATENGVIQGMQPFATVFFGMMFMNFRMNKIQWGAFIASAVCIYAMSVGPTNTIEGGTPLLGYVYVTCSMLALAWTAHLRASLADKYGSVVSMLYQYISVAVMGIIVVVAMGLDLSQIYIIFSSPLLIGLLIFLGTGISGGSYLVQLYAFKRIGVEKATMALNLMPLVGYIVAVMTLGEQMALGKTIIVSLIVVALYVFTKFETKVEPVAEKEKQLKVQEA; this is encoded by the coding sequence ATGAACACAACAAATAGAGACACATTTCTTGGCTGGATAGCCGCTATTGCCGTCGCTTGTATCTGGGGCGTAACAGGTGTCGTTTCAAAGCCACTATCTATGGCGGTTGATCCAATGACACTGGTATTTTTCCGTTATGTCACCGCAGTTATCGGTCTTTCCATTATTTTCTTTTTTACATCACGTAGTAAAAATCTGAGCAAAGACTTGGGGTCTTCGCTAAAAATCGAAACCAAAGATATAGGCCGAATTGTGCTGTGTGGCATCGTAGGGCAGGGCGTATTCTCTTTGTTTAATTTCCTTTCTCTTTCCCATATTGGTGCAACAGAAAATGGTGTTATTCAAGGTATGCAGCCGTTCGCGACCGTATTTTTTGGCATGATGTTCATGAACTTCCGGATGAATAAGATTCAATGGGGGGCTTTCATTGCTTCTGCTGTCTGTATTTATGCTATGAGTGTTGGACCAACAAATACGATTGAAGGTGGGACGCCGCTGCTAGGTTACGTTTATGTGACTTGTTCAATGCTGGCTTTGGCGTGGACGGCTCACTTACGAGCAAGCCTGGCGGATAAATACGGTTCAGTTGTTTCAATGCTTTACCAATACATCTCCGTTGCTGTGATGGGTATTATTGTAGTGGTAGCGATGGGCCTCGACTTATCTCAAATCTACATTATCTTCTCTAGTCCATTGCTAATCGGATTACTTATTTTCCTCGGGACTGGTATCTCAGGTGGTAGCTACTTGGTTCAACTTTACGCCTTCAAACGTATTGGTGTAGAGAAAGCAACAATGGCGTTAAATCTTATGCCGTTGGTTGGTTACATTGTGGCTGTTATGACACTTGGTGAGCAAATGGCCTTGGGCAAAACCATCATAGTTTCGCTGATTGTCGTTGCACTGTATGTCTTTACTAAGTTCGAAACGAAAGTAGAACCTGTAGCGGAAAAAGAAAAACAATTAAAAGTGCAAGAAGCGTAA
- a CDS encoding LysR family transcriptional regulator → MEIKWLPYIPTYIALCEEKSIAGAANRLGCSNAHASRQLRQLEDILSVQLIQRTTRQFNLTHDGINFYKQVKSLFEKAENINESLCDTDQIAGKLRVAASASFGSLILTEPLAELSRHYPELDIEVIFTEKPLDLIESGFDVAFYLTETPPEGYVGHFLRARYCKPFAHKRYIEEHGGITHPTELVKYRHILYRNTEFTLDKWTFTSENAKEAVKVKLQSAFSVNLVGAMVDAMMCGTGVAMLDEFALSKLSTSQRKNLVQLLPQWQTDPILPLYILYPKREYLPKRTKLLVEYFKEHLQSV, encoded by the coding sequence ATGGAAATAAAGTGGCTACCTTATATCCCAACTTATATTGCGCTATGTGAAGAGAAAAGCATTGCGGGGGCGGCAAACAGACTTGGATGCTCAAATGCACATGCCAGCCGTCAATTAAGACAGCTGGAAGACATTTTATCGGTTCAGCTAATCCAACGAACAACACGCCAATTCAACCTGACCCATGACGGGATTAACTTCTACAAACAAGTTAAATCACTATTTGAAAAAGCTGAAAATATAAATGAGTCCTTGTGCGATACCGATCAAATCGCAGGTAAATTACGCGTGGCGGCTTCTGCTTCCTTTGGTTCTTTAATCCTGACCGAGCCTCTGGCTGAATTGAGTCGACATTACCCTGAATTAGACATTGAGGTGATTTTTACGGAGAAGCCACTCGACTTAATTGAATCTGGCTTTGATGTGGCATTTTACCTAACAGAGACACCACCCGAAGGGTATGTGGGCCATTTCCTTCGGGCGCGATATTGCAAGCCGTTTGCCCATAAGCGGTATATCGAAGAACACGGGGGGATCACCCACCCCACTGAGCTCGTTAAATACCGCCACATACTGTATCGCAATACCGAGTTCACCTTAGATAAATGGACCTTTACCAGCGAAAACGCCAAAGAAGCAGTAAAGGTTAAACTGCAAAGTGCGTTCAGTGTAAATCTGGTGGGGGCTATGGTCGATGCCATGATGTGTGGCACTGGTGTCGCTATGTTAGACGAATTTGCACTGTCTAAACTCTCGACATCACAACGCAAGAACCTAGTACAACTCTTACCACAATGGCAAACAGACCCGATATTGCCACTGTATATTCTTTATCCCAAACGAGAGTACTTACCCAAACGCACCAAGCTGTTAGTGGAGTATTTCAAAGAACATTTGCAGAGCGTTTAA
- a CDS encoding RNA polymerase sigma factor produces the protein MKAWGEAEPQLYRWLLKQTQSQHETEDIMQDVFLKGMRNRERFCDLQDGKSWLFKVTKNHFIDNVRRKVDVIDTEELEANTKLPPVMTQLQTCLPRILPLLTDEERHIIEHCDLNGMAQHEYAKRHQLSLAATKARLRRARLVLKSKLISECKVIQDHTGVCCFKRLGVSPDDG, from the coding sequence ATGAAAGCATGGGGTGAAGCTGAGCCGCAGCTATATCGCTGGCTACTAAAACAGACTCAAAGCCAACATGAAACTGAAGATATTATGCAAGATGTGTTTCTTAAGGGAATGCGTAATCGCGAGCGTTTTTGCGACTTACAAGATGGTAAGTCGTGGTTGTTTAAAGTTACTAAAAACCATTTTATCGACAATGTTCGCCGCAAAGTGGATGTCATCGACACTGAGGAGTTAGAGGCAAATACTAAACTTCCTCCGGTCATGACACAGTTACAAACCTGCTTACCGCGAATTTTACCCTTACTGACTGACGAAGAGCGACACATCATTGAGCATTGTGATCTGAATGGTATGGCACAGCATGAGTATGCCAAGCGCCATCAACTCAGCTTAGCGGCAACTAAAGCCCGTTTACGTCGCGCACGATTAGTGCTTAAAAGTAAGCTGATCTCCGAATGTAAAGTGATACAAGACCACACAGGTGTCTGTTGCTTTAAAAGGCTAGGTGTTTCGCCTGATGATGGTTAA
- a CDS encoding CatB-related O-acetyltransferase, with protein sequence MDAFNSWLEGQNLKQQVNHPNIEVGEHSYYSGFYHGKSFEDQAVRYLLGDKFTQSAWQSGVFGDVDKLRIGKFCSIASGATFMLAGNQGHRIDWISTFPFSADVFGEGVKNGFQRAGDTVIGNDVWIGSEAMIMPGVKIGDGAVIGARSVITKDVAPYSVVVGNNVVVKKRFTEQAIQSLLRIQWWNWPLPQLKEAMPLLCSGDIDALEAYGLAHCDVTMV encoded by the coding sequence ATGGACGCATTCAATAGTTGGCTTGAAGGCCAGAACTTAAAACAGCAGGTTAATCATCCCAACATTGAAGTCGGTGAGCATAGCTATTACTCGGGGTTTTATCACGGTAAATCGTTTGAAGATCAGGCGGTACGTTACCTCTTGGGTGATAAGTTTACGCAGTCTGCTTGGCAAAGCGGTGTGTTTGGTGACGTCGATAAACTGCGTATCGGTAAGTTTTGCTCTATTGCTTCGGGAGCCACTTTTATGTTGGCGGGTAACCAAGGCCATAGGATCGATTGGATCTCCACGTTTCCTTTTTCAGCCGATGTGTTTGGTGAGGGAGTGAAAAATGGTTTTCAACGCGCGGGGGATACGGTGATCGGTAATGATGTGTGGATTGGCAGCGAGGCCATGATCATGCCTGGGGTGAAGATTGGTGATGGTGCTGTGATTGGGGCACGTTCGGTGATCACTAAAGATGTTGCACCTTATTCAGTGGTTGTCGGTAATAACGTGGTTGTGAAGAAGCGTTTTACTGAACAAGCTATTCAATCGTTATTGCGAATTCAGTGGTGGAATTGGCCGTTACCACAACTTAAGGAGGCGATGCCTTTGCTGTGTAGTGGTGATATTGATGCGCTCGAAGCTTATGGTTTAGCGCATTGTGATGTGACTATGGTGTGA
- a CDS encoding M24 family metallopeptidase, with product MTNYLNRGFDQAEFENRTARAQKIMHENKLDAMIFTTEPNVRYFTGFHTQFWHSPTRPWFVVIPAEGKPIAIIPEIGASGMAGTWVENIITWPSPRPEDDGISLVASTLNSLPCRYGRVGATLGIESHLRMPINNYLKLTTMVKKDFVDVSLAMHELRQIKSQAEIEKTREICRITNVGFKKIPEYAKAGMTEREICKQFRIDMLLEGADECPYIIAGSGPDGYDSIIMGPTDRAIELGDVLIIDTGAVRDGYFSDFDRNWAFGYASEQTKAAYRATYEATTKGFEAAKPGATTTDIYNAMWGVLEANGALGNDVGRLGHGLGMELTERPSNTATDNTVLKPGMVMTLEPGMVYAPGKSMVHEENIVITEDGAEWLSERAEPELIIID from the coding sequence ATGACTAACTACTTGAATCGCGGCTTTGACCAAGCCGAGTTTGAAAATAGAACAGCACGCGCTCAAAAAATCATGCATGAAAATAAGCTAGACGCGATGATTTTTACCACAGAACCTAACGTTCGCTACTTTACGGGTTTTCATACTCAGTTTTGGCATAGCCCAACGCGGCCTTGGTTTGTGGTGATTCCTGCAGAAGGCAAACCAATTGCGATTATTCCTGAAATTGGAGCAAGCGGCATGGCGGGAACTTGGGTTGAAAACATCATCACTTGGCCATCGCCAAGACCAGAAGATGACGGTATTAGTTTGGTTGCTAGTACATTGAATTCACTTCCTTGCCGTTACGGTCGAGTTGGTGCAACGCTGGGTATTGAATCTCACCTACGTATGCCAATTAATAACTACCTCAAACTTACCACTATGGTGAAAAAAGACTTTGTTGATGTCTCGTTGGCAATGCATGAACTTCGCCAGATCAAATCTCAAGCTGAAATCGAGAAAACCCGCGAAATTTGCCGCATTACTAACGTTGGTTTTAAAAAGATCCCTGAGTATGCGAAAGCCGGTATGACAGAGCGTGAAATCTGTAAGCAATTCAGAATTGATATGTTGTTAGAAGGTGCCGATGAATGCCCATATATCATTGCAGGCTCAGGCCCTGATGGTTATGACAGCATTATTATGGGGCCAACTGATCGCGCTATCGAATTGGGTGACGTGTTGATCATTGATACTGGTGCAGTGCGGGATGGTTATTTCTCTGACTTTGACCGTAACTGGGCATTTGGGTACGCCAGCGAGCAAACTAAAGCGGCTTACCGAGCGACCTATGAAGCGACAACAAAAGGTTTTGAAGCTGCCAAACCAGGTGCAACAACAACGGATATTTACAATGCAATGTGGGGCGTATTGGAAGCTAATGGTGCGTTGGGCAATGACGTTGGTCGTTTAGGGCACGGTTTGGGTATGGAGTTAACAGAGCGTCCATCAAATACCGCGACGGATAATACGGTATTAAAGCCAGGCATGGTCATGACACTCGAGCCGGGTATGGTTTATGCCCCTGGTAAGTCTATGGTGCACGAAGAGAACATTGTGATCACTGAGGATGGTGCTGAGTGGTTGAGTGAACGTGCCGAGCCAGAGTTAATCATTATCGATTAA
- a CDS encoding permease produces the protein MLEIFTQLADWLTYSVFNLTPGTPVGSGVHFFIEDTSKILVLLVCLIYAIAFIRASLSVDKVRDYLQGKHKGVGYFLGSTFGAITPFCSCSSIPLFMGFVSAQIPIGVTIAFLITSPLVNEVVVIMLGSLLGIKFTVMYVAIGMLLGMIAGVVLDKCQAHRWLQPFLAKAYQQAGQIQSQPQSKEQTSQVMTMKDRHEIATAETKTIFGRVWKWVIIGVGLGAFIHGFVPAEWFEQNLASGQWWTVPVATLSAIPIYANASGVVPIMGSLLDKGMPIGTTLAFCMGAVAVSLPEFIMLKQVMRYRLLVAIAGYLLIAISITGWLFNAFY, from the coding sequence ATGTTGGAAATCTTTACTCAGTTAGCCGACTGGCTGACCTATTCTGTTTTTAATTTAACACCCGGTACACCTGTTGGGAGTGGGGTGCATTTCTTTATTGAAGACACCAGTAAAATCTTAGTGTTATTGGTTTGTCTGATTTATGCCATTGCTTTTATTCGCGCCAGCTTGAGTGTCGATAAAGTACGAGATTACCTCCAAGGTAAGCATAAAGGGGTTGGGTACTTTTTAGGTTCTACTTTTGGTGCAATCACGCCATTTTGTTCGTGTAGTTCTATTCCGTTATTTATGGGCTTTGTATCGGCACAAATTCCTATTGGGGTCACGATTGCGTTTTTGATCACTTCGCCTTTGGTCAACGAAGTGGTTGTCATCATGCTGGGCAGTTTGTTAGGTATCAAGTTTACCGTGATGTATGTCGCGATAGGGATGCTATTGGGCATGATAGCGGGTGTGGTGCTAGATAAATGCCAAGCACATCGCTGGCTACAGCCTTTCTTAGCCAAAGCCTATCAACAAGCTGGGCAGATACAATCGCAGCCACAATCGAAAGAGCAAACTTCCCAAGTGATGACCATGAAAGATCGCCATGAGATTGCAACGGCTGAAACGAAGACGATTTTCGGACGGGTGTGGAAATGGGTGATCATTGGGGTTGGCTTGGGCGCCTTTATTCACGGTTTTGTACCTGCTGAATGGTTCGAACAAAACCTTGCCAGTGGTCAATGGTGGACTGTGCCTGTTGCCACCTTAAGCGCTATTCCTATTTACGCGAACGCGTCGGGTGTTGTGCCTATCATGGGGTCTTTGTTGGACAAAGGCATGCCAATTGGGACCACATTGGCATTTTGCATGGGGGCGGTTGCCGTGAGCCTGCCTGAATTTATCATGCTGAAACAAGTGATGCGTTATCGCTTATTAGTGGCTATTGCAGGGTATTTATTGATTGCTATTTCGATAACAGGTTGGCTGTTTAATGCCTTCTATTGA
- a CDS encoding sigma-54-dependent transcriptional regulator, translating to MILGDDVQVVLIDDDQHVLDSSQHLLQLAGYKTKAFLDPYKALQQIHSNWSGVILTDIYMPTMSGMDLIDKVKAISPHLPIITITGHGDIEMAVEAIQKGACDYLEKPLKPKKLLSLLEKVISERSKVVEQWHLIERDLPKKLLGKSVEIVEIRERIKLLATADKDVLIIGENGVGRYTSATLLHELSPRHHAPLIFKAGESLTTVLELESVIKAAENGTVILSEPSKMAEAVQGYMSRYLLGQERTGKHTVKFITIFSQQPELALQDHALMPELYYLLNNARFSIPPLKKRKEDIKVLFKHFLKNSCLLLSKDVPKVDSSYLNTLHDHCWPGNVRELKSVAELYAIGIVKLSTAERVYPVEQMDGALDELVEKYERQLIEDALYLFSGQINEVSNYLKIQRKKLYLRMKKYDLDKANYKRN from the coding sequence ATGATTTTAGGTGATGATGTTCAAGTTGTGCTTATCGATGATGATCAACATGTTTTAGACTCAAGCCAACATCTATTACAGCTTGCAGGATATAAAACGAAAGCATTTTTAGACCCGTATAAAGCGCTGCAACAAATTCACTCTAATTGGTCTGGCGTTATCCTGACTGATATCTATATGCCGACGATGAGTGGTATGGATCTTATTGATAAAGTTAAGGCCATCAGTCCTCACTTGCCCATCATTACCATAACAGGTCATGGTGATATTGAAATGGCAGTAGAGGCAATACAAAAGGGGGCATGTGATTATCTTGAGAAACCGTTAAAGCCCAAAAAGTTGTTAAGTTTACTTGAGAAAGTCATCAGTGAGCGCTCAAAAGTGGTCGAACAATGGCATTTGATTGAGCGAGATTTACCCAAGAAATTGCTAGGTAAAAGTGTCGAAATTGTAGAGATACGAGAACGCATTAAGTTACTGGCAACAGCAGATAAAGATGTCTTGATCATAGGAGAAAATGGGGTCGGTCGTTATACCTCAGCGACGTTATTGCATGAACTAAGTCCAAGGCATCATGCCCCTTTAATATTTAAAGCAGGGGAGAGTTTGACCACAGTTTTGGAATTAGAATCTGTTATTAAGGCGGCGGAGAATGGCACTGTGATCCTTAGTGAGCCAAGTAAAATGGCCGAGGCGGTTCAGGGTTATATGAGCCGTTATCTTCTTGGACAAGAAAGAACAGGGAAACATACTGTAAAGTTCATTACTATTTTTAGTCAGCAGCCTGAATTAGCTTTACAGGATCATGCGCTGATGCCTGAGCTGTATTACTTGTTAAATAATGCCAGATTTTCAATACCACCACTAAAAAAGAGAAAGGAAGATATTAAGGTTCTCTTTAAGCATTTTTTGAAAAATAGCTGTTTGTTACTGAGTAAAGATGTGCCCAAAGTCGATAGCTCTTATTTAAATACACTCCATGATCATTGTTGGCCCGGAAATGTCAGAGAATTAAAGAGTGTTGCGGAACTGTATGCGATAGGCATTGTTAAGCTTTCAACGGCTGAGCGAGTATACCCAGTAGAACAAATGGATGGTGCACTTGATGAGTTAGTGGAAAAGTATGAAAGGCAGCTAATAGAAGATGCCTTATATCTGTTTTCAGGGCAAATCAATGAAGTATCTAACTACCTTAAGATCCAACGCAAGAAGTTATATTTGCGCATGAAAAAATATGATCTCGATAAAGCGAACTATAAAAGAAACTAA
- a CDS encoding helix-turn-helix transcriptional regulator: MNAAAYKSFSVEFTDKDREHLELNFRLADTIADFIGPHCEVVIHSFESFEKSVVKIVNGHHTGRKVGSPITDLGLKMLGVIESTGEITPKSYFTTSKDGSLLKSTTCVLAGENGKPIGLFCINMNLSHPFPEIIKTLMPDMANAPVGVQENFGASTTEVIEQALEHAIFEVDNDESINLKGRNKAITKLLLENGIFEFKEATAFVSERLGITRHAIYKYIREFRA, from the coding sequence ATGAACGCAGCAGCATATAAATCGTTTAGCGTGGAATTCACAGATAAAGATAGGGAGCATCTCGAACTGAATTTTCGACTCGCTGACACCATAGCCGACTTTATTGGTCCGCATTGTGAGGTCGTGATTCACTCATTTGAGAGCTTCGAAAAATCTGTAGTAAAGATTGTGAATGGTCACCACACTGGGCGAAAAGTGGGATCACCGATCACCGACTTAGGCTTAAAAATGCTTGGCGTTATTGAAAGCACTGGCGAAATCACGCCAAAGAGCTATTTCACCACCAGCAAAGATGGTTCGTTACTGAAATCAACGACGTGTGTATTAGCTGGCGAAAATGGCAAACCGATTGGGTTGTTTTGTATCAACATGAACTTGTCCCATCCGTTTCCAGAGATAATAAAAACGTTAATGCCGGACATGGCCAATGCACCAGTAGGTGTACAGGAAAACTTTGGTGCTTCAACAACAGAAGTGATTGAGCAAGCGCTTGAACACGCTATTTTTGAAGTCGATAACGATGAGTCAATTAACTTAAAAGGTCGAAACAAAGCCATTACCAAGCTCTTGCTTGAAAACGGTATTTTCGAATTCAAAGAGGCGACAGCATTCGTGTCTGAACGCCTTGGAATTACTCGTCATGCTATTTACAAATATATTCGCGAGTTTAGAGCATAG
- a CDS encoding helix-turn-helix domain-containing protein → MDKLNDEICVRLKRHLKKAGISYKTLATEMALSEVSVKRLLNRQQPLSIGRIAEIAELVQTPLSSIIAEAEKAIAAPPLFTLEQDLAFCEWPELYTLLLTIIDDKADAKALMTKYDLNEPSMYLYLRELEKIGLIALLSGMQFKLTVPRHIAFSDAAKFSMHFKNQIIDNLQARIQTIVPSSKTAYFITSKLRLTEEEFRQYNLKLEEMMFEALKLSQTRDAATAHTNDYTIIDIGAQGSYQPEPKKPMNLTTER, encoded by the coding sequence ATGGATAAGCTAAACGATGAAATTTGTGTGCGTTTAAAGCGCCACCTTAAGAAGGCTGGGATTTCATATAAAACATTGGCGACAGAGATGGCGTTATCAGAAGTCAGTGTTAAACGTTTACTCAATCGGCAGCAACCCTTGTCGATTGGGCGCATTGCTGAAATTGCAGAGTTAGTGCAAACCCCTTTATCTAGCATAATTGCTGAAGCTGAAAAGGCGATTGCAGCTCCACCTCTTTTCACGTTAGAACAAGATCTCGCGTTTTGTGAATGGCCAGAGTTATACACTTTGTTGTTAACTATCATTGATGATAAAGCGGATGCCAAGGCCTTGATGACGAAGTATGACTTGAACGAGCCTTCAATGTATTTGTATCTAAGAGAACTGGAAAAGATCGGCTTAATTGCACTTTTGTCAGGCATGCAGTTTAAGTTAACTGTGCCACGACATATCGCATTTTCCGATGCAGCTAAGTTTTCGATGCATTTTAAAAATCAAATAATTGATAACTTACAAGCGCGGATTCAAACCATAGTCCCTAGCAGTAAAACCGCCTATTTCATCACATCAAAGTTAAGGCTAACTGAGGAAGAATTTCGACAATATAACCTAAAGTTGGAAGAGATGATGTTTGAAGCATTAAAGCTCAGCCAAACAAGGGATGCCGCTACTGCACACACCAATGACTACACCATTATTGATATCGGTGCGCAGGGCAGTTATCAGCCCGAGCCTAAAAAGCCAATGAATCTAACCACAGAGCGTTGA
- the dpaL gene encoding diaminopropionate ammonia-lyase → MLKLSKNSFYTGKVCELFTASQAKQAREFHRQIEGYQPTPLVSLPNLAKHLGVKAILVKDESKRFGLNAFKVLGGSYALGRQLAKHLGIDITEINLKTVASKLDKPLVFTTATAGNHGTGVAWAAREMGQKAVVYMPKGSAQASVERIQGLGAECIVTDVNYDDTVRLANQTAQDNGWMLVQDTAWDGYEEIPTWISQGYMTMADEAVEQAQTLEFGTPSHVFLQAGVGAMAGGVLGYLADKLGADNFETIIAEPAAADCIFRSGEKGEMVNVSGELNSIMAGLACGEPNPITWPILRDCSNHFVSVDDCVSATGMRVLGNPLAGDNKIISGESGAITLGLLYNLCNEGADQAIRDELKLNQDSVIMLFSTEGDTNAARYRDIVWHGRYS, encoded by the coding sequence ATGCTAAAGCTATCAAAAAATTCATTTTACACAGGAAAAGTCTGCGAACTGTTTACGGCTTCTCAAGCCAAACAAGCGCGTGAGTTTCATCGCCAAATCGAAGGCTATCAGCCTACACCACTTGTATCTTTACCAAACTTAGCCAAACACCTTGGCGTGAAAGCAATTCTTGTAAAAGATGAATCCAAACGTTTCGGTTTAAATGCCTTTAAGGTACTCGGCGGTTCCTATGCTCTAGGGCGTCAGTTGGCTAAACACTTAGGCATAGATATTACTGAGATCAACCTTAAAACAGTCGCTTCTAAATTAGACAAACCATTAGTTTTTACCACAGCAACCGCTGGCAACCACGGTACTGGTGTTGCTTGGGCTGCACGTGAAATGGGGCAAAAAGCGGTTGTTTACATGCCAAAAGGATCAGCTCAAGCCAGTGTTGAGCGCATTCAAGGCTTAGGCGCTGAGTGTATTGTGACAGACGTAAACTACGACGATACCGTGCGTCTTGCTAACCAAACCGCGCAAGATAACGGTTGGATGCTAGTGCAAGATACAGCATGGGATGGTTATGAAGAGATCCCAACATGGATCTCACAAGGTTACATGACTATGGCCGATGAAGCTGTAGAACAAGCTCAAACACTTGAGTTTGGCACACCTTCTCATGTATTCCTTCAAGCCGGTGTAGGGGCAATGGCCGGTGGTGTACTCGGTTACCTTGCAGATAAACTAGGGGCTGATAACTTCGAGACTATCATTGCCGAACCCGCAGCAGCCGATTGTATTTTCCGCTCTGGCGAGAAGGGCGAGATGGTTAATGTCAGCGGCGAACTAAACTCGATCATGGCAGGCCTTGCCTGTGGTGAACCTAACCCTATCACTTGGCCGATTTTACGTGATTGCAGCAACCACTTTGTCTCTGTTGACGACTGTGTTTCTGCAACTGGTATGCGTGTTCTGGGTAATCCACTTGCAGGTGACAACAAAATAATCAGTGGTGAATCAGGTGCGATCACGCTTGGTTTACTTTATAACCTATGCAATGAAGGCGCAGATCAGGCAATACGCGACGAGCTGAAGTTAAACCAAGACTCAGTCATCATGCTATTTAGCACTGAGGGTGATACTAACGCAGCACGCTACCGTGACATCGTTTGGCATGGCCGTTACAGCTAA